In Pseudobacter ginsenosidimutans, the following are encoded in one genomic region:
- a CDS encoding uroporphyrinogen-III synthase, with protein MTQYSILSTKKLIPSLTQNLVKQGIACKEEELIRIEPVLSGETLETVLPLTYEPGTAVVFTSRNAVEIVAAVLHANEDLDAAPAHWQIFSLAGTTRDAVLELFDNEPTGEVFTGALLAETILAADDIHRVVFFCSNQRRDELPNILSEHDIEVNEVITYETIETPVLLKENIDGVLFFSPSAVSSFFSANKLPASTVCFAIGNTTAKAITAHTNNKVIICQTPTQQCMLNLVQEYFIKK; from the coding sequence ATGACACAATACAGTATCCTTAGCACAAAAAAATTGATCCCTTCACTCACTCAAAATTTAGTGAAGCAGGGCATCGCCTGCAAAGAAGAAGAACTGATCCGGATCGAGCCGGTACTCAGCGGCGAAACCCTGGAAACCGTACTGCCACTTACTTATGAGCCAGGCACAGCTGTAGTTTTCACCAGCCGCAATGCCGTGGAAATAGTGGCCGCCGTACTTCATGCCAATGAAGACCTGGATGCCGCACCCGCACACTGGCAGATCTTTTCACTCGCAGGCACCACACGCGACGCAGTTCTGGAACTGTTCGACAATGAGCCCACCGGCGAAGTTTTCACCGGCGCGCTCCTCGCCGAAACCATCCTCGCCGCAGACGATATACACCGCGTGGTTTTCTTCTGCAGCAACCAGCGAAGAGACGAACTGCCCAATATCCTTAGTGAACATGACATTGAAGTGAACGAAGTAATCACCTATGAAACCATCGAAACACCAGTACTACTGAAAGAAAATATCGATGGCGTTCTGTTCTTCAGTCCAAGTGCTGTAAGCAGTTTCTTCTCAGCCAATAAACTGCCCGCATCCACCGTATGCTTCGCCATCGGCAACACAACTGCCAAAGCCATCACAGCTCATACGAACAACAAAGTGATCATCTGCCAAACACCTACCCAGCAATGCATGCTGAACCTGGTGCAGGAATATTTTATAAAGAAGTAA
- the hemA gene encoding glutamyl-tRNA reductase, producing MPGQSSKDISKFFIAGINYKKTDAAIRGKFAISNDQYASLLSLAPSYGLNELFILSTCNRTEIYGFADQPDQLIQLLCHQTEGNADTFSQLAYVKSGMSAIQHMFSVGAGLDSQILGDYEIVGQLKVAVKFAREKGFIGTFSERLVNSVLQSSKAIKNNTGLSGGTVSVSFAAIQFIKENIADIAGKEILLLGTGKIGRSTCKNIIDYLGTTNITLINRTQEKAAELAFELGVQYVPADLLSDHIRRADIIIVATNAATPTILTSHLQDQGNKLVIDLSIPCNVEESSRLLPNVQLVNVDELSRINDATLQKREAEVPLALAIIEEHIAEFTDWHEMRKHVPVLKAVKTKLKEIQTFPSYIQLCPGTVTTRPVDSDLKIQRVINGMASKMRQQNTRGCQYIEAINEFITTGSN from the coding sequence ATGCCAGGACAGAGTAGCAAAGACATATCGAAGTTTTTTATTGCCGGAATTAACTATAAGAAGACAGACGCTGCCATCAGGGGAAAATTCGCTATCAGCAATGACCAATACGCTTCCCTTCTTTCACTGGCGCCTTCTTATGGACTGAACGAATTATTCATTCTCTCCACCTGTAACAGAACAGAGATCTATGGTTTCGCCGATCAGCCGGACCAGTTAATCCAATTACTGTGCCATCAAACTGAAGGTAATGCCGATACTTTTTCACAACTCGCGTATGTGAAAAGTGGCATGAGCGCCATTCAACATATGTTCTCTGTAGGTGCTGGTCTTGATTCACAGATCCTCGGGGATTACGAGATTGTAGGGCAACTGAAAGTAGCTGTGAAGTTTGCACGCGAAAAAGGATTTATCGGCACATTCTCTGAAAGACTGGTGAACAGCGTGCTGCAATCCTCCAAAGCCATCAAGAACAATACAGGACTGAGTGGCGGAACGGTTTCCGTTTCTTTCGCCGCCATCCAGTTCATCAAAGAAAATATAGCAGACATTGCCGGTAAAGAGATCCTGCTGCTCGGCACGGGAAAGATCGGCAGAAGCACCTGCAAAAATATCATCGATTATTTAGGCACTACCAATATCACCCTGATCAACCGTACGCAGGAAAAAGCTGCGGAACTGGCATTTGAACTGGGTGTTCAGTATGTACCTGCAGACCTGCTCTCTGATCATATCCGCAGAGCAGACATTATCATCGTAGCAACCAATGCTGCCACTCCCACCATTCTGACTTCCCATCTCCAGGACCAGGGCAATAAGCTGGTGATCGATCTTTCGATCCCCTGCAATGTGGAAGAATCCTCCCGCCTGCTTCCCAACGTTCAACTGGTAAATGTTGACGAGCTCTCCAGGATCAATGACGCCACCCTGCAAAAAAGGGAAGCGGAAGTGCCACTGGCGCTTGCTATCATTGAAGAGCATATCGCTGAATTCACAGACTGGCATGAGATGCGCAAGCATGTGCCTGTTCTCAAAGCGGTTAAAACCAAGCTGAAAGAAATTCAAACCTTCCCTTCATATATTCAACTTTGTCCGGGAACAGTAACAACCCGCCCGGTTGATTCCGATCTGAAGATTCAGCGGGTAATCAATGGAATGGCTTCCAAGATGCGCCAGCAAAACACACGCGGCTGTCAGTACATCGAGGCCATCAACGAGTTTATTACAACAGGTTCGAATTAA
- a CDS encoding CopD family protein, protein MYLYIKALHIIFVVTWFAGLFYMPRLMVYNAEAGAQPEPARDILRNQYNIMMKRLWFGITWPSAVLTLILGLSAWYQLGVFPDWLKIKLLFVIGLFFYHGSLHVIAKQQWKGNFKYSGQQLRIWNEVATIFLVAIVMLVVVKENMSVVWGLLGLILFVVLLMSAIKIYKLVRMKK, encoded by the coding sequence ATGTATCTCTATATCAAAGCGCTTCATATCATTTTTGTGGTCACCTGGTTTGCGGGGCTTTTTTACATGCCCCGGCTGATGGTATATAATGCGGAGGCTGGCGCTCAACCGGAGCCGGCCCGCGATATTTTGCGGAATCAGTATAATATCATGATGAAACGGCTATGGTTCGGGATCACCTGGCCATCGGCGGTGCTGACCCTGATCCTGGGCTTGTCTGCCTGGTACCAGCTAGGGGTTTTTCCGGATTGGTTAAAGATCAAACTATTGTTTGTGATCGGCTTGTTCTTTTATCATGGATCACTGCATGTAATTGCGAAGCAACAATGGAAGGGAAATTTCAAATACAGTGGTCAACAATTGCGCATTTGGAATGAAGTTGCAACAATATTTCTGGTAGCGATTGTGATGCTGGTGGTAGTGAAAGAAAATATGAGTGTTGTGTGGGGGCTGTTGGGATTGATATTATTTGTAGTGTTGCTGATGAGTGCGATAAAAATTTACAAACTGGTGAGGATGAAAAAATAG
- a CDS encoding PepSY-associated TM helix domain-containing protein gives MTLKKVVGKLHLWLGLASGLIVFIIAITGCIYAFQAEISDLTQPYRFVEKSDKPQLTPSQFKAIADSVLPGKHPHSINYDTREGRAAAIIFYSPDPEYYYSVYVNQYTGEVLKVKDMLHGDFFRFILDGHFYLWLPDAIGQSVVAWSTVVFVVMMISGIFLWWPRNRAARKQRFKVKFNASWKRVNYDIHNVLGFYMSWVAIVLAVTGLVWGFQWFAKTLYAVTGGEKTYEFYEPHSTDKNIATYTPTAAVDVIYEKMKAEYPAAEMFEVHYPETDSSSLGVAINPDVDTYWKSDYRYFDQYTLKEIEVTHIYGKFKDANAADKLARMNYDLHTGAVWGLPGKILMFCASLIAASLPVTGFLLWRGRHRAKKKPVGKPTSPKNVLDLQQA, from the coding sequence ATGACCCTCAAAAAAGTTGTTGGCAAGCTGCATTTGTGGCTCGGACTGGCGTCCGGGCTTATTGTTTTCATAATAGCCATCACAGGGTGCATCTATGCTTTCCAGGCCGAGATCAGCGATCTCACCCAGCCTTACCGTTTTGTGGAGAAAAGTGATAAGCCACAGTTGACGCCATCACAATTCAAAGCGATTGCTGATAGCGTACTTCCTGGTAAACACCCGCACAGCATCAATTACGATACCCGTGAAGGCCGTGCTGCCGCCATCATTTTTTATAGTCCCGATCCCGAATACTATTATTCAGTTTATGTAAATCAATACACCGGTGAAGTTTTGAAAGTGAAAGACATGCTCCATGGTGATTTCTTTCGTTTCATCCTCGATGGACATTTTTATCTCTGGCTGCCGGATGCGATCGGGCAATCGGTGGTGGCCTGGAGCACAGTGGTATTTGTTGTAATGATGATTTCCGGGATCTTTCTCTGGTGGCCGCGCAACAGAGCTGCCCGCAAACAAAGGTTCAAAGTGAAATTCAATGCCAGCTGGAAACGCGTGAACTACGATATCCATAATGTACTGGGCTTTTACATGAGCTGGGTGGCCATCGTTCTGGCAGTAACAGGACTGGTCTGGGGATTCCAGTGGTTTGCGAAAACATTGTACGCTGTTACCGGTGGTGAAAAGACCTACGAATTCTATGAACCTCATTCCACGGATAAAAATATCGCTACCTATACTCCAACAGCTGCAGTGGATGTGATCTACGAGAAAATGAAAGCAGAATACCCTGCTGCGGAAATGTTCGAAGTACATTATCCCGAAACAGATTCCTCTTCACTGGGGGTAGCTATCAATCCCGATGTTGATACCTACTGGAAATCCGATTACCGCTATTTCGATCAGTACACGTTGAAAGAAATAGAAGTAACCCATATCTACGGAAAATTCAAAGATGCGAATGCTGCGGATAAACTCGCGCGCATGAACTACGATCTGCATACCGGCGCCGTATGGGGATTGCCCGGAAAGATCCTCATGTTCTGTGCAAGTCTTATTGCAGCCAGCCTGCCTGTGACCGGTTTCCTTCTCTGGCGAGGAAGGCACAGGGCTAAAAAGAAACCAGTCGGCAAACCAACTTCTCCCAAAAATGTCTTGGACCTGCAGCAGGCTTAA
- the hemE gene encoding uroporphyrinogen decarboxylase — MLQNDLLLRTLRGETTERTPVWMMRQAGRYLPDYMKLKAKYSFFERCRIPELATEITIQPVEQVGVDAAIIFSDILVVPEAMGMEVQMIESKGPLLPDPIKQISDLAKLRIPDVNEHLGYVYDALRLTKKTLAGRVPLIGFAGAPWTLLCYMVQGKGSKTFDEAKAFCYTQPETAHQLLQMITDTTIAYLKGQVQAGVDVIQIFDSWGGLLSQDDFETYSLYYIRQIVEALKDEVLTIIFAKGAWHSLDRMAATGAHGLGIDWCNTPEFARQQAGDRVVLQGNFDPARLLAPIPEIEKSVKKMLDGFGGHKHIANLGHGILPNVPVDHAKAFVNTVKEYTKKG, encoded by the coding sequence ATGCTGCAAAACGATCTGTTATTAAGAACACTGAGAGGAGAAACCACTGAACGTACTCCTGTTTGGATGATGCGTCAGGCCGGACGTTATCTCCCGGATTACATGAAACTGAAGGCAAAATATTCCTTCTTCGAACGGTGCCGCATACCCGAACTGGCCACGGAGATCACCATTCAGCCCGTTGAACAGGTGGGTGTGGATGCAGCTATTATTTTCTCAGATATACTGGTAGTGCCTGAGGCCATGGGAATGGAAGTACAGATGATCGAAAGCAAGGGCCCGCTCTTACCCGATCCCATCAAACAGATCAGCGATCTCGCCAAACTCCGTATTCCTGATGTGAACGAGCATCTCGGTTATGTGTATGATGCGCTTCGCCTCACCAAAAAAACACTGGCAGGCCGCGTACCCCTGATCGGTTTTGCCGGCGCTCCCTGGACGCTCCTCTGCTATATGGTGCAGGGCAAGGGCTCCAAAACATTCGACGAAGCAAAAGCATTTTGTTATACCCAACCTGAAACAGCTCACCAGCTGCTGCAAATGATCACAGATACCACCATCGCTTACCTGAAAGGACAGGTGCAGGCCGGTGTTGACGTGATCCAGATCTTCGACAGCTGGGGTGGACTGCTGAGCCAGGATGATTTCGAAACTTACAGCCTATACTATATCCGCCAGATCGTAGAAGCATTGAAAGACGAAGTGCTCACCATCATCTTCGCCAAAGGCGCATGGCATAGCCTGGACCGTATGGCCGCCACAGGTGCACATGGCCTGGGCATCGACTGGTGTAATACGCCAGAGTTCGCCCGACAGCAAGCCGGCGACCGGGTGGTGCTTCAAGGCAATTTCGATCCTGCCAGACTGTTAGCCCCCATTCCTGAAATCGAAAAGTCTGTAAAGAAAATGCTGGATGGTTTCGGTGGTCATAAACATATCGCAAATCTTGGTCATGGTATTTTGCCGAACGTACCGGTGGACCATGCCAAAGCGTTCGTTAATACCGTGAAGGAATACACGAAAAAAGGATAA
- the hemB gene encoding porphobilinogen synthase, with protein sequence MYLQRRNRILRQSPAIRAMVAETILRPEDFIVPLFVVEGKDVKEEISTMPGYYRLSLDNLAREVKELWGLGLKSILLFVKVPDELKDNKGTEAVNPDGLMQRAIKTAKNACPDMLIMTDVALDPFSSFGHDGIVEGQEIVNDATVEVLAAMSVSHAQAGADFVAPSDMMDGRIAAIREALEENNFTRTGIMSYSAKYASCFYGPFRDALDSAPGFGDKKTYQMNYTNRIEAIKETLMDVEEGADIVMVKPALAYLDIIREVKDSVTVPVSAYNISGEYSMIKMAAKAGILDEEKAIIETLTAIKRAGADLIATYFSKDAVRLIN encoded by the coding sequence ATGTATTTACAAAGAAGAAACAGGATCCTCCGGCAATCTCCCGCTATCCGCGCGATGGTGGCAGAAACCATTCTCAGACCGGAAGATTTCATCGTGCCGTTGTTTGTTGTGGAAGGTAAAGACGTAAAGGAAGAGATCAGCACCATGCCCGGCTATTACAGGCTGAGCCTGGATAATCTCGCACGCGAAGTGAAAGAATTGTGGGGCCTCGGATTGAAAAGCATCCTGCTTTTTGTGAAAGTCCCTGATGAGTTGAAAGATAATAAAGGAACCGAAGCTGTGAATCCCGACGGACTGATGCAACGCGCCATCAAAACCGCGAAGAATGCCTGCCCGGATATGCTGATCATGACGGACGTGGCCCTTGATCCGTTTTCTTCTTTTGGTCATGATGGAATAGTGGAAGGACAGGAGATCGTGAACGATGCCACCGTGGAAGTGCTGGCAGCCATGAGCGTAAGCCACGCGCAGGCGGGCGCCGACTTTGTTGCTCCCAGCGATATGATGGATGGCCGCATCGCCGCTATCCGCGAAGCCCTGGAAGAGAATAATTTCACCCGGACTGGTATCATGAGCTATAGCGCCAAATACGCTTCCTGCTTCTATGGTCCCTTCCGCGATGCACTGGATTCCGCACCAGGCTTCGGCGATAAGAAAACCTACCAGATGAACTACACCAACCGCATAGAAGCCATCAAGGAAACATTGATGGATGTGGAAGAAGGTGCAGATATCGTAATGGTGAAACCTGCGCTCGCGTACCTCGATATCATCCGTGAAGTGAAAGATAGTGTAACCGTTCCTGTTAGCGCCTACAATATCAGTGGCGAATACAGCATGATCAAGATGGCTGCGAAAGCCGGCATCCTGGATGAAGAGAAAGCTATTATCGAAACGCTCACCGCTATCAAGCGCGCAGGCGCCGATCTGATTGCCACTTATTTTTCAAAGGATGCAGTAAGGCTGATCAATTAG
- the hemC gene encoding hydroxymethylbilane synthase: MIRIGTRESQLAVWQANQVKSLLSDQGVEAELVYIKSEGDVDLKTPLYEMGVQGIFTRSLDIALLNNTIDLAVHSMKDVPTQLPEGIAQAAVLKRASWKDLLIHKGEHFIFDDKLAASDCIIATSSIRRKAQWLNRYPHHSIENLRGNVNTRLRKLEESNWNGAIFAAAGLERIALRPENSVELDWMLPAPAQGAITVACRTNDKSLLQTCNTFNDTNTDLCTKIERDFLRALLGGCSTPISALAQVSDNQVYFRGNILSVDGKHKVEIDKTIQISEAAGIGKIYAAELLANGGQEIADGIQKK; the protein is encoded by the coding sequence ATGATCAGAATAGGAACAAGAGAGAGCCAGCTAGCCGTTTGGCAGGCCAACCAGGTGAAAAGCCTGCTCAGCGATCAGGGCGTTGAAGCAGAACTGGTTTATATCAAAAGCGAAGGAGATGTTGATCTCAAAACGCCGCTTTACGAAATGGGCGTGCAGGGGATCTTCACCCGCAGCCTGGATATTGCCCTGCTCAATAATACAATCGATCTGGCCGTGCACTCCATGAAAGATGTGCCCACACAATTACCCGAAGGAATTGCTCAGGCTGCCGTTCTCAAACGCGCCTCCTGGAAAGACCTGCTGATCCACAAAGGAGAACATTTTATTTTCGACGACAAGCTCGCTGCCTCTGATTGCATCATCGCTACCAGCAGCATCCGCCGCAAAGCGCAATGGCTGAACCGCTATCCCCATCACTCCATCGAAAACCTTCGTGGCAATGTGAACACGCGGCTCCGCAAACTGGAGGAAAGCAACTGGAACGGCGCGATCTTCGCCGCTGCCGGACTGGAACGCATCGCACTCCGACCAGAAAACTCTGTGGAGCTGGACTGGATGCTGCCCGCACCCGCTCAGGGCGCCATCACAGTAGCATGCAGAACAAACGACAAATCACTGCTGCAAACCTGCAATACATTCAACGATACCAATACCGATCTATGTACCAAAATAGAAAGGGATTTTCTCCGCGCTCTGCTTGGCGGTTGTTCAACTCCTATCAGCGCGCTGGCGCAGGTTTCAGACAACCAGGTGTATTTCCGCGGCAATATCCTTTCCGTTGACGGAAAACATAAAGTGGAAATCGATAAAACGATACAGATCTCGGAAGCTGCCGGCATCGGAAAAATCTATGCTGCAGAACTGCTCGCAAATGGCGGACAGGAAATTGCCGATGGTATTCAAAAAAAGTGA
- the hemL gene encoding glutamate-1-semialdehyde 2,1-aminomutase, whose protein sequence is MNTTKSIELFNRAQESIPGGVNSPVRAFRSVGGTPLFIQRAEGTYLYDVDGNRYIDYIASWGPMILGHAYAPLVKAIQEQAVFSTSYGAPTELEIKMAELIRSMAPNVDLIRMVSSGTEACMSAIRVARGYTGRNKIIKFEGCYHGHADSFLVKAGSGVATLNIQAVPGVTASTAADTLTCAYNDLAAVEQLVAENKSQVAAIIVEPVAGNMGCIIPQAGFLEGIRKICDAEGIVFIFDEVMTGFRLARGGAQEKLKIDADLVTYGKVIGGGLPVGAFGGKRKIMEMVAPLGSVYQAGTLSGNPIAMIAGYTLLSILNEQPKLLKELNEKTVYLRDGLDKVLKASGTPYVINQLGSMISVHFSDKPVTNFASAAAANNDLFKKYFHAMLKRGVYLPPSAFESWFLNNAMQQEHLDTTIKATEESLKEIL, encoded by the coding sequence ATGAATACTACAAAAAGCATTGAGCTGTTCAATCGTGCACAGGAAAGCATTCCGGGAGGCGTCAACTCTCCTGTTCGTGCATTCAGAAGCGTAGGCGGCACGCCGCTCTTTATCCAGCGGGCTGAAGGCACATATCTGTACGATGTGGACGGCAACCGATATATCGATTATATCGCATCCTGGGGGCCGATGATCCTCGGTCATGCTTATGCGCCTTTGGTGAAAGCCATCCAGGAGCAGGCTGTATTCTCCACCTCATACGGCGCACCTACCGAACTCGAGATCAAAATGGCCGAACTGATCAGGAGCATGGCGCCAAACGTAGACCTGATCCGCATGGTGAGCAGCGGTACAGAAGCCTGTATGAGCGCCATTCGCGTGGCCCGTGGTTATACCGGCCGCAATAAGATCATCAAGTTTGAAGGTTGTTATCATGGTCATGCTGATTCATTTCTTGTGAAAGCGGGAAGCGGCGTGGCTACATTGAATATCCAGGCTGTGCCGGGTGTTACCGCTTCTACTGCTGCAGACACGCTTACCTGTGCCTACAATGATCTGGCGGCAGTTGAGCAACTGGTAGCAGAAAATAAATCACAGGTGGCTGCTATTATCGTGGAGCCTGTTGCCGGCAATATGGGATGCATCATTCCACAAGCTGGTTTCCTCGAAGGCATCCGTAAGATCTGTGATGCGGAAGGGATCGTGTTTATTTTTGATGAAGTGATGACTGGCTTCAGGCTTGCCCGAGGCGGAGCACAGGAGAAATTGAAAATCGATGCAGACCTCGTCACTTACGGTAAAGTGATCGGTGGTGGATTACCGGTAGGCGCATTCGGTGGCAAACGTAAGATCATGGAAATGGTAGCGCCACTCGGAAGTGTTTACCAGGCAGGCACGCTCAGCGGTAACCCTATCGCCATGATTGCAGGATACACTCTATTATCTATACTCAATGAGCAACCGAAACTGCTGAAAGAGCTGAATGAAAAAACTGTTTATCTGAGAGATGGTCTTGACAAGGTATTGAAAGCATCTGGTACACCTTACGTGATCAATCAGCTGGGATCAATGATCAGCGTTCATTTCAGCGATAAACCGGTTACCAACTTCGCTTCCGCTGCAGCGGCCAACAATGATTTGTTCAAGAAATATTTCCATGCCATGCTGAAGCGCGGCGTATATCTTCCGCCTTCTGCATTTGAAAGCTGGTTCCTCAACAATGCCATGCAACAGGAACACCTGGATACTACTATTAAGGCTACTGAAGAAAGTTTGAAAGAGATACTTTAA
- the hemH gene encoding ferrochelatase: MAMVKKGIVLMNLGSPDSTEVKDVRRYLDEFLMDKRVIDTPLLWRALLVKGIIVPFRAPGSAKAYKSIWTKEGSPLIVISKQQQQALQEQVEEPVAIAMRYGNPAPWDAFDELMQKAPGLEEVVLVPMYPHYAMSSYETAVEYAKKVHKNRKYPFKLSIVPPFYKDPRYIDALSESIRPYLTEDYDHIVFSYHGIPERHVEKTDPTGKHCLKNAECCNVGNPAHAFCYRHQILETTKLVAEKLNIPKEKYSHSFQSRLGRDEWLKPYTAVRLAEMPKEGIKKLLVVCPAFVADCLETLEEMAEEGKEIFLHAGGESFTLIPCMNEQPKWIGALKELVQDAK; the protein is encoded by the coding sequence ATGGCAATGGTTAAAAAAGGAATTGTATTGATGAATCTCGGCAGCCCGGATTCTACAGAAGTAAAAGATGTTCGCAGGTATCTGGATGAATTTCTGATGGATAAACGGGTGATTGATACTCCCTTACTCTGGAGAGCCTTACTGGTAAAAGGTATCATTGTGCCTTTCCGCGCACCGGGTTCAGCAAAAGCGTACAAAAGTATCTGGACCAAAGAAGGATCTCCGTTGATCGTGATCAGCAAACAACAGCAGCAGGCTTTGCAGGAACAGGTGGAAGAACCTGTGGCCATCGCGATGCGATATGGAAATCCCGCACCCTGGGATGCTTTTGATGAACTGATGCAGAAAGCGCCCGGATTGGAAGAAGTGGTGCTGGTGCCGATGTATCCGCATTATGCAATGAGCAGTTATGAAACCGCTGTGGAATATGCGAAGAAGGTGCATAAGAACAGGAAATATCCTTTTAAATTGTCAATCGTTCCTCCATTCTATAAGGACCCACGTTATATCGATGCATTGTCTGAAAGCATCAGGCCTTACCTGACTGAGGACTATGATCATATTGTATTCAGTTATCATGGAATTCCGGAAAGGCATGTTGAAAAAACTGATCCTACCGGTAAACATTGTCTGAAGAATGCTGAATGTTGTAATGTTGGTAATCCGGCCCATGCTTTCTGCTACCGTCATCAAATTCTGGAAACTACAAAGCTGGTAGCTGAAAAGCTGAACATTCCGAAAGAAAAATACAGTCATTCCTTCCAAAGCCGACTGGGGCGTGACGAATGGCTGAAACCCTATACAGCAGTGCGTTTGGCCGAAATGCCGAAGGAAGGGATCAAAAAATTGCTGGTGGTTTGTCCGGCTTTTGTGGCTGATTGCCTGGAAACCCTGGAAGAGATGGCGGAGGAAGGAAAGGAAATATTTTTACATGCGGGCGGAGAATCCTTTACATTGATCCCCTGTATGAATGAGCAGCCCAAATGGATCGGAGCTTTGAAAGAATTAGTGCAGGACGCGAAATAA
- the hemF gene encoding oxygen-dependent coproporphyrinogen oxidase, with amino-acid sequence MNNPIKDNWIAFIHDLQNRICAALEAADGQARFFEDKWERPEGGGGKTRVIANGKVFEKGGVNTSVVYGPVTEAMRSQLKIDGDNWFACGLSLVIHPLNPFVPTVHCNYRMFELYDKNHNVTDRWFGGGTDLTPYYLIDEDAIHFHSTYKNVCGQFDPSFYPDFKRECDHYFVNTHRNNERRGIGGIFYDHQRPNETKDVDFWFRFGQSCGNAFISAYVPIVEKRKNMEWNAANKHWQEIRRGRYTEFNLVHDRGTLFGLKTNGRIESILMSLPPTVRFEYNYQPAPGSEEERLLDACLRPKEWV; translated from the coding sequence ATGAATAATCCCATCAAGGACAATTGGATCGCGTTCATCCACGACTTGCAGAACCGCATCTGCGCTGCCCTGGAAGCCGCAGACGGACAGGCCCGTTTTTTCGAGGACAAATGGGAGCGTCCGGAAGGCGGCGGTGGTAAAACCCGCGTGATCGCCAATGGAAAAGTATTCGAGAAAGGTGGCGTGAACACATCTGTAGTGTACGGCCCTGTTACCGAAGCCATGCGCAGCCAATTGAAAATTGATGGAGATAACTGGTTCGCCTGCGGCCTCTCGCTGGTGATCCATCCGCTGAATCCTTTCGTGCCCACTGTTCACTGCAACTATCGTATGTTTGAGCTGTACGATAAAAACCACAACGTAACAGACCGCTGGTTCGGCGGAGGCACAGATCTCACACCTTATTATCTGATAGATGAAGATGCCATCCATTTTCATTCCACCTATAAAAATGTATGCGGTCAGTTCGATCCATCTTTCTACCCCGATTTCAAACGCGAATGCGATCACTATTTCGTGAATACGCACCGCAACAATGAGCGCCGGGGTATCGGCGGAATTTTCTATGATCACCAACGTCCCAATGAAACAAAGGATGTTGATTTCTGGTTCCGCTTCGGACAGTCCTGTGGCAACGCTTTCATCTCTGCCTACGTACCCATTGTGGAAAAGAGGAAAAACATGGAATGGAATGCAGCCAACAAACACTGGCAGGAGATCCGCCGTGGGCGTTATACAGAGTTCAACCTCGTTCACGATCGCGGCACACTCTTCGGACTAAAGACCAATGGCCGCATCGAAAGCATCCTGATGAGCCTGCCGCCAACTGTGCGTTTCGAATACAATTACCAGCCAGCGCCGGGAAGTGAAGAAGAAAGATTGCTCGATGCCTGTCTTCGTCCAAAGGAATGGGTATAG